Proteins from a genomic interval of Danio rerio strain Tuebingen ecotype United States chromosome 4, GRCz12tu, whole genome shotgun sequence:
- the gpr19 gene encoding probable G-protein coupled receptor 19, which produces MVFLLSMEGVNPSFVSINLSSTPAASPTPLLCQLEVSSAAAGLQSNASVPAPEPAYELTPAELTLLALLFSVCWLISVLGNSLVCLVIHRSRRTQSTTNYFVVSMACADLLLSLACAPLLLLQVCAGRWPLPAAACRILRFLQHLCPGVQVYVLLSICVDRFYTIVYPLSFKVSREKAKRMILASWLFDAAFVSPCLFFYGSSPSPNHCEFFIADSWDGLAYAIAHLLFGFLVPAILIVSFYQRVVRYIWRISADGRTLRRTMNIVPRTKVKTIKMFLMLNAMFLLSWMPFYVAQLWHPRGSGRQGALFFITVTWISFSSTASKPTLYSVYNANFRRGMRETFCMSSMKCYRSNAYTITASSRMAKKNYVGVVDLPVPAKTLIKDSVYDTFDREAKEKKLAWPISTNPPNTFV; this is translated from the coding sequence ATGGTGTTCCTGCTGTCCATGGAGGGTGTGAATCCCTCGTTCGTCTCCATCAACCTGTCCTCCACGCCGGCCGCGTCCCCCACGCCGCTGCTGTGCCAGCTGGAGGTGTCGTCGGCCGCCGCCGGGCTGCAGAGTAACGCGTCTGTGCCTGCGCCGGAGCCCGCGTATGAGCTAACGCCGGCGGAGCTGACGCTGCTAGCGCTGCTGTTCTCTGTCTGCTGGCTGATCTCGGTGCTGGGGAACTCGCTGGTGTGTCTGGTGATCCACCGCAGCCGCAGGACTCAGTCCACCACTAACTACTTCGTGGTGTCGATGGCGTGTGCGGACCTGCTGCTTAGCCTAGCGTGCGcgccgctgctgctgctgcaggtGTGTGCAGGTCGCTGGCCGCTTCCCGCCGCCGCGTGTCGAATCCTGCGCTTCCTGCAGCATCTGTGCCCCGGCGTGCAGGTCTACGTGCTGCTGTCCATCTGCGTCGACCGCTTCTACACCATCGTGTACCCGCTCAGCTTCAAGGTGTCCCGCGAGAAGGCTAAACGCATGATATTAGCATCGTGGCTGTTCGACGCTGCGTTCGTGTCGCCGTGTCTGTTCTTCTACGGATCGTCACCGTCTCCGAATCACTGCGAGTTCTTCATAGCCGACAGCTGGGACGGGCTAGCGTACGCCATCGCGCATTTGCTGTTTGGGTTCCTAGTGCCGGCGATACTCATCGTGTCCTTCTATCAGCGCGTGGTGCGCTACATCTGGAGGATTAGCGCTGACGGCCGGACTCTGCGCAGGACTATGAACATCGTGCCCAGGACTAAAGTCAAAACCATCAAGATGTTCCTGATGCTGAACGCCATGTTCCTGCTGAGCTGGATGCCGTTTTACGTGGCGCAGCTGTGGCACCCGCGGGGCTCCGGCAGGCAGGGGGCGCTGTTCTTCATCACCGTCACCTGGATCTCTTTCAGCTCCACCGCCTCCAAACCCACGCTCTACTCCGTCTACAACGCTAACTTCAGACGCGGCATGAGGGAGACCTTCTGCATGTCGTCTATGAAGTGTTACCGTAGCAACGCGTACACCATCACCGCCAGCTCGCGGATGGCCAAGAAAAACTACGTGGGCGTCGTGGATCTGCCTGTCCCGGCGAAAACCCTCATCAAAGACTCCGTTTACGACACTTTCGACAGAGAAGCGAAGGAGAAGAAGCTAGCGTGGCCGATTAGCACAAACCCACCCAACACATTCGTGTAA
- the tbk1 gene encoding serine/threonine-protein kinase TBK1 isoform X1: MQSTANYLWMMSDLLGQGATANVYRGRHKKTGDLYAVKVFNNLSFLRPLDVQMREFEVLKKLNHKNIVKLFAVEEESNTRHKVLVMEYCPCGSLYTVLEEPTNAYGLPEDEFLIVLQDVVAGMNHLREYGIVHRDIKPGNIMRVIGDDGFSVYKLTDFGAARELEDDEQFVSLYGTEEYLHPDMYERAVLRKDHQKKYGATVDLWSIGVTFYHAATGSLPFRPFEGPRRNKEVMYKIITEKPPGAISGHQKFENGKIEWSSEMPISCSLSKGLQSLLTPVLANILEADQEKCWGFDQFFAETSDILHRIVVYVFSLQQATLHHVYIHTYNTANLFQELLFRRTNITPSHQELLYEGRRLVLDPNRQAQTFPKTSRDNPIMLLCRDPVNTVGLLFEDPSPPKVQPRYDLDLDASYAKTFAGDVGYLWKTSDSLLLYQELVRKGVRGLNELIRDEYSETMHKKTEVFHLCSHCSQTLERSEQLCEALMQGNILSAEYDEIRDTRKKVLRLSGSLASMDQTLQDINSMFLPGGSLTDTWTQQVGTHPEDRNVEKIKVLLDAIGAIYQQFKKDKAERRLPYNEEQIHKFDKQKLVLHATKARALFTDECAMKYRLFISKSEEWMKKFHHVRKHLLSLTGQFSSLEQEVTLLMQRLYKLLEQFPQKVVPMASGVLKPQAYLSPSTLVEMTLGMKKLKEEMEGVVKELAENNLFLERFGSLTVDGGMRTVERM; the protein is encoded by the exons ATGCAGAGTACGGCCAATTACCTGTGGATGATGTCCGACCTGCTGGGTCAGGGAGCCACAGCTAACGTGTACCGCGGTCGACACAAG AAAACAGGCGATCTGTACGCCGTCAAAGTGTTCAACAACCTGAGTTTCCTGCGGCCGCTGGACGTGCAGATGAGGGAGTTTGAGGTGCTGAAGAAACTCAATCACAAGAACATCGTCAAGCTGTTCGCCGTCGAGGAGGAG TCGAACACACGTCATAAGGTGCTGGTGATGGAGTACTGCCCCTGCGGGAGTCTCTACACCGTCCTGGAGGAGCCCACCAATGCGTACGGCCTGCCGGAGGACGAGTTCCTCATCGTTCTGCAGGACGTCG TGGCGGGAATGAATCACCTGCGCGAGTACGGCATCGTGCATCGAGACATCAAGCCAGGGAACATCATGCGAGTGATTGGAGACGACGGATTCTCTGTGTACAAACTCACCGACTTCGGAGCCGCTCGCGAACTGGAGGACGACGAGCAGTTCGTATCGCTGTACGGCACAGAGGAGTATCTG CATCCAGACATGTACGAGCGGGCGGTGCTGAGGAAAGACCACCAGAAGAAATACGGCGCTACGGTGGATCTGTGGAGCATCGGAGTCACGTTTTACCACGCCGCCACCGGCAGCCTGCCGTTCAGACCCTTCGAAGGGCCGCGCAGAAACAAAGAAGTCAT gtaTAAGATCATCACAGAGAAGCCCCCCGGCGCCATCTCCGGACACCAGAAGTTTGAAAATGGGAAGATCGAGTGGAGCTCCGAGATGCCCATCTCCTGCAGCCTGtccaa GGGTCTGCAGAGCCTCCTGACGCCGGTGCTGGCGAATATCCTGGAAGCGGATCAGGAGAAGTGCTGGGGGTTTGATCAGTTCTTCGCAGAGACCAGCGACATCTTACACCGCATCGTGGTCTACGTCTTCAGTCTGCAGCAGGCCACGCTGCACCACGTCTACATACACACTTACAACac AGCGAACCTCTTCCAGGAGCTGCTGTTCAGACGCACCAACATCACTCCGTCCCATCAGGAGCTGCTCTACGAGGGCCGACGGCTCGTCCTCGACCCCAACCGGCAAGCACAAACCTTTCCCAAGACCTCCAGAGACAATCCCATCATGCTCCTGTGCAGAGACCCCGTCAACACCGTCGGCCTGCTGTTTGAGGACC CCAGCCCACCCAAAGTACAGCCGCGCTACGACCTGGACCTGGACGCCAGCTACGCCAAG acgTTCGCAGGTGATGTGGGATACCTGTGGAAAACATCAGATTCTCTGCTTCTGTACCAGGAGCTGGTGAGGAAAGGAGTCCGAGGCCTGAA TGAGCTGATCAGAGATGAGTACAGTGAGACGATGCACAAGAAGACGGAGGTGTTCCACCTGTGCAGCCACTGCAGCCAGACACTGGAGCGCAGCGAAcaact ctgtgaGGCGCTGATGCAGGGAAATATCCTGTCAGCCGAGTATGACGAGATCCGAGACACCAGGAAGAAGGTGCTGCGG CTCTCAGGCTCTCTAGCCTCTATGGATCAGACTCTGCAGGACATCAACAGCATGTTCCTGCCCGGAGGAAGCCTGACCGACACCTGGACGCAGCAGGTGGGAACACACCCCGAGGACCGCaa tGTGGAGAAGATCAAGGTCCTGCTGGACGCCATCGGGGCCATTTACCAGCAGTTCAAGAAGGACAAGGCGGAGCGGC GTCTACCCTATAATGAAGAGCAGATCCACAAGTTTGACAA gcaGAAGCTGGTCCTTCACGCCACTAAAGCGCGAGCTCTGTTCACAGACGAGTGTGCCATGAAGTATCGCCTCTTCATCTCCAAGAGTGAGGAGTGGATGAA GAAGTTTCATCACGTGCGGAAGCATCTCCTGTCTCTGACTGGTCAGTTCAGCAGCCTGGAGCAGGAAGTGACTCTCCTCATGCAGCGCCTGTATAAG ctgCTGGAGCAGTTCCCACAGAAGGTGGTCCCGATGGCGTCTGGTGTCCTGAAGCCGCAGGCGTATCTGAGCCCCAGCACACTCGTGGAGATGACCCTTGG GATGAAGAAACTGAAGGAGGAGATGGAGGGAGTGGTGAAGGAGCTGGCGGAGAAcaacctgttcctggagag ATTCGGCTCACTGACGGTGGATGGAGGAATGAGGACAGTGGAGCGGATgtga